Within the Oncorhynchus clarkii lewisi isolate Uvic-CL-2024 chromosome 2, UVic_Ocla_1.0, whole genome shotgun sequence genome, the region tttgactgaccaggtgaatccaggtcagtcacttgttaaatccacttcaatcagtgaaaATGAAGGTGGggagatttttaagccttgagacatggattgtgtatttgtgccattgAGGGTTAATGAAGattttaagtgccttttgaactGGGTATATGGTAGGTGCTAatcgcaccggtttgtgtcaagaactgcaacgctgctgggtttttcacgctcaacagtttcccgtgtgtatcaagaatgatccatcacccaaaggacgtcttgacaagcattggagtcaatatgagCCAGCGtccctatggaacgctttcgacaccttgtagagtcaatgccccaacgaattgaggcatttctgagggcaaaaggggggatgcaactcaatattatgacggtgttcttaatattttgtatactGAACTTTATCCCATTACTCAACAATATGAAAGCCGATCCAAGTGTTGTGACTACCATTAATGTGACGATGGCTATTCATCGAATAATTACATACCACATTAAATTATTACGCAATTAAATTAATCATAACAATGAGTTAACTCGTATCAgaatcttttattttttatttttcttgtggtatccaattgttagtagctactatcttgtctcatcgcttcaactcccatacgggctcgggagagacgaaggttgaaagtcatgcgtcctccgatacacaacccaaccaagccgcactgcttcttaaaacctgttaagtctaccccctcctttttcgaacattctgttaaaaatcgcgcaacttttcagcgtcctgctactcatgccaggaatatagtatatgcatatgattagtatgtgtagatagaaaacactctgaagtttctaaaactggttaaatcacggctgtgactataacagatcgtgtatttcattgaaaagcgcaagaaaaactgctctctgaaagctaaaaattatttccatgcgtcactttcatgggttgttaaaagggcacaaaatgtattatcgacctgcatgcaattcctacagattccacacgatgtcgccattgtcgtaattttcaatggagttttttcttggtaaatccaactaactggattccgtttcttccggtctccaccaggatgttttgaatgtgcacattggcagccattgatttgcagacgaggagctattgaatatacatcgccctgtaatcattttgatagattataaacgtttactaatacctaaagttggattacaaaagtatttcgaagtgttttgtgaaagtttatcgtcgacttttttaatttttaaaaatgacgcagcgtttaaaaacaatgtttttttctgaatgacacagcttccaaagaaagctattttgggtatatatggaccgatttaaacgaaaaaaagacccaatagtgatgtttatggggcatataggagtgccaagaaagaagctcgtcaaaggtaatgaatgttttatattttatttctgcgttttgtgtagcgccggataagcaaagtctttgtttacgtcgcattcaggcattttgaggtgttgcatgctatcagataatagcttctcatgctttcgccgaaaagcattttcaaaatctgacttgttggctaggttcacaacgagtgtagctttatttcaataccatgcatgtgcattttgatgaacgtttgagtttcaacgagtacatttagcatttagcgtagcgcatttgcatttccaggtgtctacttgagacatctgcgtctcaagtaggagcaagaagttaacacagcgcgcatccaacccggaagccagccgcaccaatgtgacgtaggaaacaccatgcacctggcaaccttggttagcgtgcactgtgcccagcccgccacaggaggcgctggtgcgcgatgagacaaggatatccctaccggccaagccctccctaacccggacgacgctatgccaattgtgcgtcgccccacggacctcccggtcgcggccggttacgacagagcctgggcgcgaacccagagtctctggtggcacagctggcgctgcagtacttattttccaccataatttgcaaattaattaattaaaaatcctacaatgtgattttctggatttttttccctcattttatctgtcatagttgaagtgtacctatgatgaaaattacaggcctcatcttttaagtgggagaacttgcacaattggtggctgactaaatacttttttgccccactgtattagcATCTGgaactgagtaggaggcagttcactctgggcatgctattcatccaaaagtgaaaatactgccccttatcccaaagaagttaagagtgctcctaatctcagctcgttacctgtataaaagacacctaggagccagaaatctttctgattgagaggggtcaaatacttatttccctaatttaaaatgcaaatcaatttataacatttttgacatgcttttttctggattttgttgttattctgtctctcactgttcaaataaacctaccattaaaattatagactaatttctttgtcagtgggcaaacgtacaaaatcagcaggggatcaaatactttttcccctcactgtatgtACAATTTTTAGGAGTACTTTTATAATTATAAGCACTCTGGCAAAAGGGGCGTTTACATCCTTTTGGCATAATTTCTGTGCTCACGTGGGCGTGGTTACTGACTGGGTACATCTTTACATGAAAGATAATTCTCATGTTGAAGGCTAAAATAACAtttcatcttctcacaaataATTTAATCATAAGTTCCACAACATGTAGATCTAAATCTGGTAACTGGGACATATACATTTGTAGAGTTATCGTTATTTAGTTATACAGTCCTTAATATCACAAAACAACACATTATTTGACATGATTATTGTTTAGAGCCCCACTAACCATTTCCAACATTATTTACGTTAGAAATATTCTTTCAAtgtccaaccttttgatgttATGGTTTTGGCCAAGTGTCTCTCTGTAACACTCAAATTAAATGTTCAATACTGCAGAGCCCAAAGGCAGAGTTTGAAAGGTATTTTTTCGATCTGGTTGTTAAATCATAAAACCAGGCCAACTTCATCCTTCTCCCCCTCTGCGGTAGAGAGAGGGTGCTGTAGGGCTGACCCACTAACCTGATCCTTCGGGTCCTCACAGGAGTGTTTCATTTGTCATGAATCTTCCCATAAATCttacaggtagaataaacctcttcagaatggcaGGCTCCCAAAGTTTTACATTTATTCTCGGTAATACCAACTACCCAACCGAAGACAGGCCTTTAAAAAGGTATTCTCATCCATAAGACTTTATGGGCAAATACAACTCATAGAATGAACAGGGACATCTCCAtaagggtggttttaaccttccagacttggaattgtatcaacttGCCACCCAAAGCTTTTACTTGAGACCTACtgttaaatgcactaaagaggaacaatgggtacatCTTGAagatatacatttaaaaaatatggaAGGAATTTAAACTGATTCTATATGAACCAAATTGCTTCCAAAAAACCCTATTGAACAATCCTTGGATACCTTTTTCAGAAAGCACCAATACATTTGCCCACATGGGAAACCAAAGGCATAGAAACCGTGAATGACTTGGTAATaggaaataaatacatttccttGATAGGATTCAAAATCAATTTTGCACTGACCAATGtagatattttcaaatacatgaAACTTATAAACAGGTTTCAATATCAAATCTTGGGAGAATCTTATGGGAGTCAGAAAAGGATATTCATATGATGGgtaagatatacaaaaccttgcagagagcctaACTGACACCCACTTAGCAAAAAATATTAGCTATTGGTaccaagacttaaaaataactgatattCTATGGAGGGGATGTTGGAACAACAATGTATGCTTAATCCAATATAAACTACTGTATTGAGTATActtttaatctgtctgtctgcatatgTCAAGACATGTCATATGAGAGTGcagtgagatacccaatggggTATAtactggaaatcaaccaatcctcaaTCGTTAAGACAATGGAAAAATCATATGCTTCATTATCTAAATATTGAAAGAGTGGGTGTGGGAGAAGAACAAAATGGTGCAATTTGAGTACGGAGAATAGTGCAGGCATTGGAGATAAGGGGTTAGAACATGTATGTGTTGTATTTATTTCTTTTTTGATAGAGAAAACATTTTAAGAATAAGCCGCCTCTTATTTGCAGCCATGGGCGATATCTCAATAGGAGCCGATCCATcatcagtattgtggaataattatGTTAAAGGGAAATGTTTCAACGTCATATTCatcagcaccaccccaacatcaacatatgtgaatatTGTGCATTTCTATGTTTTATAGTAAGaagtttccaatgacatcattggTGTGCATTGTGATTTAGCCTACTAATTGGTTGTCATTGCAAACACTTATCTTCatcttttttactacaaaacattaaCATGCAATTTTCACGTACTTTTGTAattacagtatgtggacaccccttgaaattagtggattcggctatttcagccacacctgttgctgacaattgaacacagccatgcaatctccatagacaaacattggcagtagaatggccttactgaagagctcagtgactttcaatgtgataccgtcataggatgccacctttccaacaagtcagtttgtcaaatgtctgccctgctagagctgacccAGTCAACTGAGCGAACTGcttggtgttttgggaaacaTGTTACATCTTTGGCCGTTGTAGGAAAGATGTATTGTTAAAACACTTGCAAGCCTAAGTTCTATTGGTAAGTCGGACCCAGGTCGTTAACTAGCTAATGAGGTTAGATGACTGAATAAGGTGTAAACAAATGCCCACGAGTGGTTTTGGAAAAGCCTGCGAAATGGTTAATGAATGTATATCCAAttcacaatagaaaaaaaacattgtgccTGTAATGTGGGTCATATCTTTTAACTCTAGGGCACTTAAAGTGCTAAAGTGAAGCCTAATCATTACAACAATTATCtgtgtgatttatttttttaagctCACGGTGCTCCCAAGGTAAAATGTCAGGTCCCACAGCAAAATATTTAAGAGCATATATGACTGAAATGGTCACACTTTAGAGCCCAACTCATAGGTCTAAAATAACACTGTTCCTCCCACCTCAGCCCATCCACGACCTGAAGTACTCTGTGGTGAAGCGCTCCCTGCTGGGCAGTGTGTCAGATAGTGGCTCTGTAGTCCTGTGGGACGCCAACACTCAGAAAGAGCTGCACGTATTTGATGGAGCCCACAAGGCCCCCGCCTCGGGCCTGGCCTTCTCCCCAGCCAATGACCTGCTCTTTGTCACCGTGGGCCTGGACAAGAAGATCATCTGCTACGACACCTCCAGCAAGATGTAAGAAAATGGGATTTAGTATTGACCTCACAAGTATAGAGACATACTGTATGACTGAGAGAGAGCCTGTTACCTTGGTGTTTTTGTGCAAGCTGCTTTTGTTGCAATGTTTTGGGGGTCAAACACATTCACATTTGAAATGACCTTGTATTTTTTTCAATGATGCGGTCCTTTACTAGTAATTAGTTCTTCAACAGCGCAAAGGGACTTCAGAGCTGGGTCTTTTGCTTTAATGTAGTCTTGACATTTTGTGTGCTCTCCCGCAGTGTTCTCCGCAGCATGCGTGTGGAGTCCCCATTGACCGCCATTGACTTCACTCCAGACggggcaggcctggtggtgggcTCCACCCAGGGCAGACTGTACATGTACGACCTGCGCAACCTCAGCGCTCCCACCAAGACTGCCACCGCACACAAGACCTCCATCACCAGCCTGCGCTTCCAGAGCTCCCAGAGCAGACACCTCAAGGTAGGCTCCCCACACAGCGCCTTTTCAATTCAATCCAGTCAGGGAATTAAAAGTTCTATTCAAGATTtgaacatttttaaatgttacTTTTCAATCCTGCAAATTTAATTTTTTTGAGCTGAGTTCAGAGGAAATTTTAGTTCAGGACCACTGGTGTACTGTGACAGAGACAATGATTTTGGGATGCTAATTGTCTGCACAAGGAGGCGCGCCAAAACCATGTGGGTTTTCTTTGGTCCGTTGTGCATATTGTTCGGAATCAACTATTTTTTTACCTTAATTCATGTAAATGAGTTGACAGTGTTCTACTTCACTTGATAGGAAATGTTGTCACCTTTCATCATTACAGTAATAATTTTCCCAGAGTGATGCACTTTGCCAGTTCAGTGTGTATATCTTTACAGCAAGCTCTGTATTGTGTGGCTATGGGCTGGGCTCCTGACTAATAAAGATGCATCTAAAACCTTAAATCATGTGCTCAATAGGGACCGTATTGAAGCTCGTAGGTATTTAACTGGAATGTGTAACCTGAGATCAATTAAACCTATCCTTTTCAAGCTAACCATCtcccatttttttcccccattaGTCCAGTAAAATGGCATCCAGCAAGTCTTCCAGCGCTCACACAAGCAAGAGGATCTCAGCCAGGCTGGGTAATACCTACTTACCAACAGCCACCCACAGCTCCACCTCTACACCCCCCTCTAGCCTGCTTGCACCCCACACGGTAGATGGAGGGGATGGACAGGCACAGGGCACAGGTCAGACTTGCTCTAGTACCTCAAATATACTTCTGGCCAGCATCCTGACCTGAAACATCACCCTATTTCCAATTCATTGTCTAGACCAGTGGTACCCTGAGCCTGGAGGTCCAGAGAGCTggttgtcattgtgtgtgtgtgtgtgtaggctccAGTGTGGAAGTGGTCTCCAGAGAGGCGGAGGGCCAGCCGGGTGCTGACCGCCTGCCCAGTCTGGACAAGTTCAGTAGCGTAGGTAGAAACAGCCTGGACATCTTCTCTCCCGTAAGAGACGGTGAGCTCCCCACTCATCTTTGACTTAGTTTCAACTCACTGGTATTAAGTTTGGATTTGGTCATCACCCTCTCTCATTTGTTTTCTTTTCAAACTGACAGCTTGTTGTTCTTTTTTCTTTAGACTACAAAGCCCATGGGATGGGTGGTGATGCTCCTGGTGGAATCAAAGGGAATGGTATGTGGAAAGTGCCATGCATGTCCTCTTTTACAGTTCAAGTTCTCATTGAAAGTTCATGAGGACCCTGCACAGCTAACCATGAGTAAAATATGTGCTTCTTTTTTAATTAACCCTCTGTTTATATACCTGATGCAACTAATCAAGGGCTTAGTGAGTAGTTAAAGATGGTGTGTTAATGCTGGGATAGAACAAAAATGTGCACCATGGGTTCAGCCAGGAATGGATTGAGAAACACTGCTGTAAACATTCAATAACGTTCACTGTCGCCTGGAGATCATCTATACTGGTGTACATGATTGAGACCACATTTGTGGCTTGTTGTATGCACCATAGGGACCAGTTTGGATATGTTCTCCAGAGAAGGAGAAGGGCAAAACAGCACGGAGAAGTTCAGCAAAGTGGGACGCAACAGTCTGGACATTTTCTCTCCAGTCAGAGAGGGTGAGATTCCATTTGTGTCTCATGACATTCAAAGTTGACATTGGTCTGCACAGCTTCACAAACCTGCAAACTTTTTCAAACTCATTAACTGTAATGTACAAGCTGATCATTGATTCACTCATTCTTTCCAGATTACAAATCCCATGGAATGACTGCAGATGTAACAAGTGGGAAGAAAGGAAACAATCTGGACTTCCTCCCTTCCTACTCTGGTGGACCCCCACACCGCAAGACTCCACTGGGCACACCTGGAGGAGGGCGCTGTTACagccccctgtctgtcttccAGACCCCTCAACCAATCAAAGAGGAGGAGGCCGAGCCTCCAGCGCAGACAGACACACGGGACTTGAAAAGGGTCAGTTTACTTTATTcaatcagctgttgtacaatttGGAATGCTGACAGACCATTTTAACCAAGAGTGTTCCATTCTGGTTCTGGGGTCTTCCCACACCTAAACAGTCAGACCTGATAAAAATATTCAAGGACTTTCATTATTTGAATCAAGTGTGATAGTGTTGGGCTGGATCAAAGATGGGTAGGGAGGCCCCAGAACCTGAAATTAGACCCCTTATTTAGTCTGTCTGTTTTTCCTGTCTAAATGTTCAAGCTGCTCTTCACCTGTTGTCTGTTCGATTGACAGTATGAGAAGGGTGGTGGTTCCAGTCTGGAGGGTGAAGGCCCCACCCCACACAGCCGACCAGCACAGCTGTTCTTCACCCCTGAACCCAGCCTGAGGGCCAATGACATGCAGGCCCAACTGCGCTACAACACACCCCTCAATGGTGGTCCGCCCACTACTGCACCAGGTGAGTTTGTGGTTGTTTTTTCTGTGTGGGTAACAGCTGCAGATATAATATACAtacaaatataatataatagcatGACTGTTTAAATTGTGTATGGCTACTGTGTATTTGTATGCTAGAGAGCATATGAGAGATTATCTAAGCACAACAGTACATTAAGTGTGTGGTAGTACATTGATGAAATCAATGAAAAATACCCTTTGTCAGCAGGCCCTGCAGTTTCTTCAGTGGTAGCATCCTCTGTATCAGAgagaatagtggaggctgttgGAGCAGAGGGTGGAGGCGCTCCCCTCACATCACTGCAGATTCAGTTCATCCGCAACATGATCCACGAGACCCTGGAAGACTTCAGGTGGTTGCACTTTCTCACAGCAGATCACCCTCAGTTGTTGAACCGTCTTGCTCATCTCTGGTCGATAGTTCTGTAGATTTTTGGCTAACTCCATTTCCTCAACAGGGACGCCTGCCACCGAGACATAGTGAACCTCCAGGTGGagatggtcaaacagttctacatTCAGCTGGTAAGTGACATGTCCCTCTGGTCCTACTCCACTGACACACGTGCCACTACACACTATTTAGAGTCCCTTGACAAAGCATTAGCTAAACCAGTCTACATTGTGGTTCCATTTCCCTAACCTACCTCTTGGTTCCTTGCTGCGTTTCAGAACGAGATCCATGGTCTGATCGAGAAGTACTCGGTCAACGACACGCTGGTGGAGGAGATCGAGAAGCTGAGGGAGGAGAACAAACGACTCCGAGCCAATTACTGAGAGGTTGACTTGGACTTACCACCTCATCACCCCTAGAAACAGTTGTCCCCTCAACTCAGACAGAATGTATTCCACAACGCATTAGGTCTCTGTGGGACAATGACTTTTTTTGTTTCCTGGTTTAACCCCCTTCGATCTTGGAATGAATTTACTCTTCAGTGCCTTACTGGTAGTTAAAGGGTTGACCAGTATGTTCTATGCAAAGTGTGCTATCGGTCACATAAATCATCTGTGACCATGGTTATCAGTGCTGGACAATTTTAGCCCAATTCCAAACCGTTCTCTCCCCTCGCATAAAGAGAGGTCAACAAGGACAGGAAGATGCATTGCTTAAATACAGAGTATACCAAACGTTAGGAacagcttcctaatattgagttgcaataTTTAACAAGTCACATCCGTAAGGAATCACAGCTttcacttggtcagtctgtcatggagggatgttcttaatgttttgtgtacaTCTCTTCAGCATAGTATGGTTGAAGTTGATAGTATCTTTGGCTTTTACTGGCACACTGAAACAGAATGAGGGCATGCCTTTGACCAATCATGATACTGTCTTTGGACTAGGCAAGAAAATGCCATATTGGTCATCAATTTCTAATAGTACGCAAAGTGGTGCCAAGCTCCCTCTGAAGTGTGCTTGCGCTGCCAAGTTTGCCCATCAGTTATTTGTTTcttttgttattgttgttttgtGAAGAGGAATATAAATAGTAGATGTGTACAATTTTGTTAATGTAATTCATTCTAGTTTCAAGGTGACTGTTCAGTTTGCACCATGGATGGTTCTATAGAGACAGCATgttaaaattattttatttaacaatgAAATACAGCTGCAACAATGGCAAAATAGGAATTCAGAGAAAGTACTACGATGTAAACATCTCTCCTATATATTGATAAAAACTAACATCTGATGCTTGGCAAACACTTCATAGTCACATCAAAATAGAGAAATCTGCAATAGGATGACCACTGACAGACCTAGCGCGTGTGTTAGGACTCCCAAGTTTCTCTTCCCCACATAAGTCTAATTTAGGGATAGTGGATAAGGACCCTGCCAGAAGTTGTGCGTAGACCTGCTGGGTCCTGGACCTCAGGCCTTTATTTCAGGTGTAGCCGGGTAGGAGACATCAGTTGTCTGAGATCAGCTCCTCTGTGAACCGACAAAGAAATTGACTTAGTTTAAATGCTAGCTACTTCATATTTCTGGAATGACATCCAATTCAAATGGACCACAGGGTCAGATTGTCTGACCCCTCACCTGGCAGCATGCATATCCACAGGCCGTAGGTTTTACCCACTGCTGTCTGCCACAGACAAAGTGTTCAATCCTCTGATCCGCTGGCATAGAGCTCCCCGTCTGGACTAAAGCGAACACAATGGACCGGCCAAAAGTGTCCCTTGTATGACTCTACacaaaggagagagatggaagtttTTCCCAAGGTGAGACGCTTCACTTCAAAGAGATTCATATGAAcattaactcagcaaaaaaagaaacatccgttcaggaccctgtctttcaaagatgatttgtaaaaatccaaataacttcactgtaaagggtttaaactgtTTCCCATGCaccaaacaattaatgaacatgcacatgtggaacggtcgttaagacacgaaCAGCTTAtagacagacggtaggcaattaaggtcacagttatgaaaacttaggacactagaggcctttctactgactctgaaaaacaaaagaaagatgcccagggtcgctgcgtgaatgtgccttaggcatgctgtaagGAGGCATGACGACTGCCGATGTGGCCAagtcaataaattgcaatgtccgtactgtgagacgcctaagacagcgctacagagagacaggacagacagctgattgtcctcacagtggcagaccacgtgtaacaacacttgcacaggatcggtacatccgaacacgacacctgagggacaggtacaggatggcaacagcaactgcccgagttacatcaggaacgcacaatccctccaccagtgctcagactgtccgcaataggctgaactgagggcttgtaggcctgttgtaaggcaggtcctcaccggcGAACACATTGcctgtgggcacaaacccaccgtcgctggaccagacaggactgacaaaaagtgctcttcactgacaagtcacagttttgtctcaccaggggtgatggtcggatttgcatttatcgtcgaaggaatgagcattacaccga harbors:
- the LOC139373523 gene encoding protein NEDD1-like isoform X2, producing the protein MEEVTRLVSSGDCVKIWDSASMTVLEQFNPHSATHPVAQVCWSSNNQYLVSASSIGDKLVVSSLKSSPIPVVELAEGKMQTRVSLNSTSQYLVSGGLDNSVNIWDLKAKRLHRTLKDHNEEVTCVSFNGNDSYIASGSTSGDIILHSITTNLSSKAFGHGTNQPIHDLKYSVVKRSLLGSVSDSGSVVLWDANTQKELHVFDGAHKAPASGLAFSPANDLLFVTVGLDKKIICYDTSSKIVLRSMRVESPLTAIDFTPDGAGLVVGSTQGRLYMYDLRNLSAPTKTATAHKTSITSLRFQSSQSRHLKSSKMASSKSSSAHTSKRISARLGNTYLPTATHSSTSTPPSSLLAPHTVDGGDGQAQGTGSSVEVVSREAEGQPGADRLPSLDKFSSVGRNSLDIFSPVRDDYKAHGMGGDAPGGIKGNGTSLDMFSREGEGQNSTEKFSKVGRNSLDIFSPVREDYKSHGMTADVTSGKKGNNLDFLPSYSGGPPHRKTPLGTPGGGRCYSPLSVFQTPQPIKEEEAEPPAQTDTRDLKRYEKGGGSSLEGEGPTPHSRPAQLFFTPEPSLRANDMQAQLRYNTPLNGGPPTTAPGPAVSSVVASSVSERIVEAVGAEGGGAPLTSLQIQFIRNMIHETLEDFRDACHRDIVNLQVEMVKQFYIQLNEIHGLIEKYSVNDTLVEEIEKLREENKRLRANY
- the LOC139373523 gene encoding protein NEDD1-like isoform X3; translated protein: MEEVTRLVSSGDCVKIWDSASMTVLEQFNPHSATHPVAQVCWSSNNQYLVSASSIGDKLVVSSLKSSPIPVVELAEGKMQTRVSLNSTSQYLVSGGLDNSVNIWDLKAKRLHRTLKDHNEEVTCVSFNGNDSYIASGSTSGDIILHSITTNLSSKAFGHGTNQPIHDLKYSVVKRSLLGSVSDSGSVVLWDANTQKELHVFDGAHKAPASGLAFSPANDLLFVTVGLDKKIICYDTSSKIVLRSMRVESPLTAIDFTPDGAGLVVGSTQGRLYMYDLRNLSAPTKTATAHKTSITSLRFQSSQSRHLKSSKMASSKSSSAHTSKRISARLGSSVEVVSREAEGQPGADRLPSLDKFSSVGRNSLDIFSPVRDDYKAHGMGGDAPGGIKGNGTSLDMFSREGEGQNSTEKFSKVGRNSLDIFSPVREDYKSHGMTADVTSGKKGNNLDFLPSYSGGPPHRKTPLGTPGGGRCYSPLSVFQTPQPIKEEEAEPPAQTDTRDLKRYEKGGGSSLEGEGPTPHSRPAQLFFTPEPSLRANDMQAQLRYNTPLNGGPPTTAPAGPAVSSVVASSVSERIVEAVGAEGGGAPLTSLQIQFIRNMIHETLEDFRDACHRDIVNLQVEMVKQFYIQLNEIHGLIEKYSVNDTLVEEIEKLREENKRLRANY
- the LOC139373523 gene encoding protein NEDD1-like isoform X1 — its product is MEEVTRLVSSGDCVKIWDSASMTVLEQFNPHSATHPVAQVCWSSNNQYLVSASSIGDKLVVSSLKSSPIPVVELAEGKMQTRVSLNSTSQYLVSGGLDNSVNIWDLKAKRLHRTLKDHNEEVTCVSFNGNDSYIASGSTSGDIILHSITTNLSSKAFGHGTNQPIHDLKYSVVKRSLLGSVSDSGSVVLWDANTQKELHVFDGAHKAPASGLAFSPANDLLFVTVGLDKKIICYDTSSKIVLRSMRVESPLTAIDFTPDGAGLVVGSTQGRLYMYDLRNLSAPTKTATAHKTSITSLRFQSSQSRHLKSSKMASSKSSSAHTSKRISARLGNTYLPTATHSSTSTPPSSLLAPHTVDGGDGQAQGTGSSVEVVSREAEGQPGADRLPSLDKFSSVGRNSLDIFSPVRDDYKAHGMGGDAPGGIKGNGTSLDMFSREGEGQNSTEKFSKVGRNSLDIFSPVREDYKSHGMTADVTSGKKGNNLDFLPSYSGGPPHRKTPLGTPGGGRCYSPLSVFQTPQPIKEEEAEPPAQTDTRDLKRYEKGGGSSLEGEGPTPHSRPAQLFFTPEPSLRANDMQAQLRYNTPLNGGPPTTAPAGPAVSSVVASSVSERIVEAVGAEGGGAPLTSLQIQFIRNMIHETLEDFRDACHRDIVNLQVEMVKQFYIQLNEIHGLIEKYSVNDTLVEEIEKLREENKRLRANY
- the LOC139373523 gene encoding protein NEDD1-like isoform X4, whose protein sequence is MEEVTRLVSSGDCVKIWDSASMTVLEQFNPHSATHPVAQVCWSSNNQYLVSASSIGDKLVVSSLKSSPIPVVELAEGKMQTRVSLNSTSQYLVSGGLDNSVNIWDLKAKRLHRTLKDHNEEVTCVSFNGNDSYIASGSTSGDIILHSITTNLSSKAFGHGTNQPIHDLKYSVVKRSLLGSVSDSGSVVLWDANTQKELHVFDGAHKAPASGLAFSPANDLLFVTVGLDKKIICYDTSSKIVLRSMRVESPLTAIDFTPDGAGLVVGSTQGRLYMYDLRNLSAPTKTATAHKTSITSLRFQSSQSRHLKSSKMASSKSSSAHTSKRISARLGSSVEVVSREAEGQPGADRLPSLDKFSSVGRNSLDIFSPVRDDYKAHGMGGDAPGGIKGNGTSLDMFSREGEGQNSTEKFSKVGRNSLDIFSPVREDYKSHGMTADVTSGKKGNNLDFLPSYSGGPPHRKTPLGTPGGGRCYSPLSVFQTPQPIKEEEAEPPAQTDTRDLKRYEKGGGSSLEGEGPTPHSRPAQLFFTPEPSLRANDMQAQLRYNTPLNGGPPTTAPGPAVSSVVASSVSERIVEAVGAEGGGAPLTSLQIQFIRNMIHETLEDFRDACHRDIVNLQVEMVKQFYIQLNEIHGLIEKYSVNDTLVEEIEKLREENKRLRANY